The Oceanispirochaeta sp. M1 DNA window CCTTCATTGACCGGTGTGACCGGAAGGATGTCACCTGTTACGGGAGACATGCCCTTCTCCGCTCTGGTGGACTATGCCCACACACCCGGTTCCTTTGAGAAGCTTCTGCCCCTGATACGCAGCGATGTAAAGGGAAAACTGATTGTTCTTTTCGGCTCAGCCGGAGAGCGGGATGTGGAAAAGCGCTCGGAACAGGGTGAGATTGCCGATGAATATGCGGATATCATTATTCTGAGTAATGAAGACCCCCGGGGTGATGATCCGATGGATATCATAAATGATATTGCAGAAGGTATTACCTCAAAAGATCTGAATAAGAATCTATTTCTTATTCCCGACAGAAAAGAAGGGATGAAGAAAGCAGTTGAACTGGCTGAAGCCGGGGATATGATTCTTACTCTCGGCAAGGGACATGAGAGCTCAATAATCTATGATGACGGTCCCCGTCCCTGGAATGAGTCAGAAGTATTGAAAGAAGTGCTCACCGAGGCGGGCTATAAAGTAGATTGATACTAAGATCCGGTCTTCCGGGTTTGATTAGAATAGCCACACATTTGAATAGCCACTCATTAGAGTGGCTTTTTTATTTATGCATAGTGGAATGCGGGGGAAATTATTCTTTAGATCAAGTTGTTCAGGAGTTTGTTCAGAAGATTTACTGCTGTATTTCGCCTCTGTATTTTCAGATTTTCCCCATACAGGCAAATCCGATAAAAATACCAAGGAGGGTTCCCATAAATACCTGAGGATAGGTGTGACCCAGCAGAGTCTTCAGAGCCTTGGGTTTATCACCCTCTTCAAAAAGATGAGACATTTCCTGAATCAGACTATTGAGTATTTCAGCGTGCCGGCCTGCTGCCCGGCGAACACCCGTTGCGTCATAAATAACAATTGAGCCGAATACAATAGAAATGGCGAAGTAAGGGCTGTTTAATCCATACTGGATTCCGCATGAAGTTGCTAAAGCTGCAACTGCTGCCGAATGGGATGAAGGCATTCCACCGGTCTCTGTAAGACGGTCCCAGGCCATACGTCTCTCCATCACCAGAATAAGTATAACCTTGGCAAGCTGTGCCACAAGCATTCCCATAAATGCAGAAAAAATCAGGGGATTGTAAGTGAGAAAATTCATTTATCCTCCGAGGATCTGCTGTTAATAAAACAGCGCGTAACAACATTACCATGCCAGAGGTGACTTGAGAAGAGGAATTAATCATGTTAATCTGTGAAACATGAATAAAATATCCGTCGCTCTACTATACGGCGGCCGTTCAGGAGAACATGAAGTTTCCCTCCGATCTGCCGCATCTGTCTATAAACATCTAGACCGTGAAAAGTACTATATTCACCTTATCGGTATCAGCCGTGAGGGTGTCTGGTATCTACAGAACCCTCCGGGAGAAATTGAAGAGATCCTCTCGATTGAAGAAGATTCACAGCAAATGCTCAGCGTTGTACCAGGCAAAGGACTTAGCTCAAATAAAGGTCCCATAGCGGTAGATGCGGTTCTGCCCATTCTTCACGGTACTTTCGGTGAAGATGGAACCCTTCAGGGACTCCTTGAGATAGCCGACCTTCCCTATGCCGGGGCAGGTGTAGGTGGAAGCTACCTGAGCATGGATAAGGATATAGCAAAAATAATATGGGAACATCATAATCTGCCTGTTGTTCCCTTCAGAAGTGTCAGAAAAGCAGAGTGTGAGGCTGAAAATTTCAGCTGGACCGCCCTTCTGACTGAAATAAAAGAGAAGTTCGGCATGCCCCTTTTTGTTAAACCCTCCCAGTGCGGCTCCTCTGTAGGTGTCTCCCGTGTGGATAACGAAGATAAATTTCAGGCTGCCATGGAAGAAGCGCTGCGCTTTGATAACAAGGTGCTTGTGGAACCTGCTGTTAATGCCAGAGAAATTGAGTGCTCCATACTGGGAAACGAGAATCCCAGATCTTTCCCTCCCGGAGAACTGAAGCCCAGTCATGAGTTTTATGATTATGAAGCAAAATATTTAGATCCCGATGGAGCCGCACTTATCGTGCCGGCAGATCTTGAAAAAGAAGATGCCCGCAGGGTGCAGGAGATCGCTGTAAAAGCCTATGAAGTACTTGGCTGCAGCGGTATGTCCCGGGTGGACTTCTTTATGGATAAGAAAACAGGAGAGCTGTTTCTCAATGAGATTAACACCATACCCGGTTTTACGAGCATCAGTATGTTTCCTCTTCTCTGTGATGCGGGAGGACTTCCCTATCCCGCTCTACTGGATGAGATGATCAATCTGGCCCTGGACAGATTCAAAAAGAAAAGCGCTCTCAGTTTCACACTGATGTGATTTGCTAACTATATCCTAACTTTCTATACTTAAAATCTGGAGACATTATGTCACAAGGCACAAAAAAGATTGGAATACTTACAGCAGGAGGCGATTGCCCCGGTTTAAATGCTGCAATCAGAGGGGTTGGAAAGACTTCTATTCTCAAATACGGAATGGATGTCTACGGCTTTTCCTCCGGCTACCTCGGACTGATCAATAATGAGTACAGACATCTGGATGAGAAGTCGTTATCCGGAATATTGACAATGGGAGGGACCATTCTTGGAACCTCAAGGGAAAAACCGTTTAAACACGAAGAGTACGAAGAGTATGTTCAGAGCAAACCCGACCGTATTCTGGAGAACTGCGATAAACTGGGCCTTGATGCCCTTGTATGTATCGGCGGAAATGGAACCATGAAGACTGCAGGAAAACTGCAGGAATTGGGCCTCAATATAGTAGGCATTCCCAAGACCATCGACAACGATGTTTGGGGAACAGATATGACCTTCGGCTTTGATACGGCTGTAAATATCGCCACCGAAGCCATCGATAGAATGCATACCACAGCCAACTCTCATAAAAGAATTATGGTTGTAGAGGTTATGGGTCATCATACGGGCTGGCTGTCACTCTACTCCGGTGTTGCCGGAGGGGGAGATGCCATTCTTCTTCCTGAAATCCCCTGGAAAGCTGAAACACTGAAAGATTACCTTTTGAAACGTCTTGAAGCGGGAAAACCCTACTCTATCGTTGTTGTAGCAGAAGGTGTGAAGGTGCCGGGAGTGGGAATGAAGAAAAACAGAATTTCTGCAGGTGCTGCTGTGGCCCGTCTGATTCAGGATATGACAGGCATAGAAACCAGAGAGACGATTCTGGGGTATATTCAAAGAGGTGGAACCCCCTCTCCCAGAGACAGGGTGATTGCCACAGAACTCGGCTCATACGCAGCAGGTATGGCAGATTCCGGAGAATTCGGCCGAATGGCTGCGTATCATGGAAATGACCTGACATCAGTTCCCCTTGAAGAGGTAGCCGGAAAGACAAAATTTGTCCCTGCAGATCATCCTCTTATTAAACATGCCCGGACTATAGACACCTGTTTCGGTGACGGTCTTGGACGCTGATCAGATACATGTATGTATTATTTAGAAAATTAAATTGATAAAAGGAAAACTATGGCCCGCCCCTATACCGTAAAGAAAAGAGATTACCCTTTTTTTAATAAAGAGATCAGCTGGCTTTCCTTTAATGAGAGAGTTCTGCAGGAAGCCGAAGACAAAAGAAATCCTCTGGGTGATCGCTTCAAATTTCTGGGAATCTACTCTTCAAATCTTGATGAGTTTTTCAGGGTTCGTGTTGCCATGACCCGTCGGATGTGCCAGATGGGAAAAGAGGGAGCTATAATGCTTCGGGAAGACCCTGCCTCTGCCATGGCAAATATTCAGAAGGAAGTGGCCAGACAGAGAGAAAGCTTCAACACAATACTTCAGAATATGTATGCTGAGCTCGAGGTAATGGGAATAAGGCTTCTGAAATACAAACAGCTGAATAAAGAGCAGAGTTCTTTTATAAAAGAGTATTTTGAGAGAGAGGTCCGTCACAAGATCTTCCCCATAATGGTGGATGCACGTTACAAACTGCCCGAGCTGCAGGACAAAACACTATACCTTGCGGTGGAGATGAAAAAAACAATCGGCCAGGAAGATAAAATCCGCTACAGTATCGTTGAGATCCCGACAAAAGTTCTTCCCCGGTTTATCAAACTTCCCAGCAAGAAAGATGAACAGAATGTAATGCTTATTGATGAAGTGGTCCGTGCAGGACTTCCATCAATTTTCAGAGACAGCCATTATCACAGTTTCCATTCATGGAACTTCAAGGTTGTACGGGATGCGGAACTGGATATTGATGATGACGATATCTCACTCAGTTATATGAACAAAGTAAACCAGAGTGTCCAGAAGAGACATCTGGGAGCACCAATCTGGTTCCTCTATGATCAGACCATGAATCAGGATCTGCTGGATATGTTCCTCAGAAAAATGAAATTCAGAAAGTATGATACGGTTACCCCTGGAGGCAGGCATCACTACTTCAGCGACTTTATGAAGTTCCCCAAACTGGTGGGACTGCAATGTTGTGAAAAATATGAACCTCTGCAGCACAGACACTTTCCCAAGGGTGTAAAAATCTTCCAGGCGATCAAGGCTAAAGATACACTTCTCTATTTTCCGTATCACAGTTTTGATACGGTGATCGATCTACTGCGGGAGGCTTCCATCGATCCCCACGTGGAAAGCATTAAAGTAACACTCTACAGAGTGGCAAACTTTTCATCCGTTGTGAATGCCCTGATCAATGCCAGGAAGAATAGAAAAGAGATTCTGGTTATCCTGGAGCTGCAGGCCCGTTTTGATGAAGAGAATAATATTTTCTGGGCCAATGTACTTAAAGAAAACGATGTAAAAGTAATTTTTGGTGTGGAAGGTCTCAAGGTTCACTCCAAACTTCTCCTTATCAGCAGAAGGGAGAAGGGAAAAACCGTCCGCTACGGTGGTATAGGTACGGGTAACCTAAACGAGGATACCGCCGGCCTCTACACAGACTGTTTCCTTATGACTTCCCATAAGGAGATTCTCGAGGAGGTGGACGCCCTCTTCGATTTCTTCGAAAACAACTACCGCTACCGACGGAACAAGCACCTGATGATATCCCCCAACGGCCTCCGTTCAGGGATTACCGAGCTTATCGACAATGAAATTGAATTTGCCAAAAAAGGTGAGAAAGCAAGCATCAGGATAAAACTGAACAACCTCAGCGATGAAGGGATTATTCAAAAGCTTTATGAAGCCTCCCAGGCAGGAGTCAAAATCCGCCTGATCGTACGGGGCCGGTTTTCTCTGGTTCCCGGAGTTGAGGGATTCAGTGAAAATATCGAAGCCATAAGTATCCTGGATCAGTATCTGGAACATGCCCGTTTCTTTATTTTTAGAAACGGGGGAGACAACCGCTGCTATATCACTTCGGCAGACTGGCTGGGACGAAATTTAGACCGCCGGGTTGAAGTAACCTGCCCTGTATACCGTAAGAGTCTTAAGGCAGAACTTAAGAGTATCTTTGACATACAGTGGTCTGATAACAGAAAGGCCAGAATACTGGATAAAGATCTTAAAAATGAATATGTAGAAGCCGGGGATGGAGACGAAAAAATCCGCTCCCAGGAAGCCGTGTACAAATATCTGATAAAAAGAACCGCCCGGAGTTAGAATGCCCGTATTTATCAACCGAGTACTGAATATGAAAAACATCAAGGTTATCGGCTTTGATATGGATTACACCCTTGTCCGTTATCATACTGAAGCCTTTGAAGAGCTGACACACAGGCTTGCTGCAGAACGTCTTTCTGAAAGTCCGGAATATCCCATCGCAGTAAAGGATCTGAAATTTGATTTCCAGAGAGCCATTGTGGGACTGGTCATAGACAAAAGAAACGGAAACCTCCTGCAGGTAAGCCGTCACGGCAAGGTAAAGATAGCCTTTCACGGCCTGGAACCCCTTGATTATCATAGGATGCAGCATATCTACCAGGAGACGGCCATCGATCTGAGAGATCCCGACTTCCAGAGCCTGGATACCAGTTTTGCAATCTCCTATGGAGTACTTTTCAGCCAGCTTGTGCAGATGAAATCCGAAGGTGCCGACCTTCCCGCCTATCATGATCTGGCGAATGATGTAAACCATGCCATCGACATCCTTCATCAGGACGACAGTTTAAAATCCAGAATCAGGAATGATTTTGAGCGTTTTGTTGTTAAAGACCCCCGAATAGCGGGGATGCTGGAGCGATATAAGGACTACGGCAAGAAGCTGATGATCATCACAAACTCTGATTACGCCTACACCAGAAAGCTGATGGACTACTCCCTCAATCCCTTTCTAAAAAAGTATAAGAACTGGCGTGAGCTCTTTGATATTGTTATCACATTTGCCGACAAGCCCCGGTTCTTTGAGCAGAAGGGTCGTTTCCTTAAGATAGATCCCGAATCTGAAACCATGATCAATCATACTGACGCTGTGGACAGCGGCATCTATCAGGGTGGAAATTTTTCCAAACTGCAGAAGGATCTGGGATACTCGGGCAGTGAGATTCTCTACCTGGGTGACCATATTTATGGTGATGTTGTCTCTATCAAGAAAAGCTGTAACTGGCGTACCGCTCTTGTTCTGGGAGATCTGGAAGATGAGATTAAGGGAATCAGAGAGTCCAGAAGCATTCAGGAAGAGATTAATAGCCTTATGGATAAAAAACTCAAACTGGAGAAAGAGATCAACAGCCTTGACTCCCGACGCTATGAGGGAGAAGCAGTCTCCCGAAGCAGAATAACAGCCCTCTTTGACTCGCTGGACAAACTCAATTCCAAGATTTCCGAACTTCTGGGACAGTATAAAGCTTTCTTTAATCCCTATTGGGGGGAAATTCTCAGAGCGGGCTTTGACGAGAGCCGATATGCCGAGCAGGTTGAAAAATATGCCTGTGTCTACATGACTAAGGTATCAGATCTGTATGACTACTCACCCAAGACCTATTTCCGCCCCTACAGACGCACCATGCCTCACGAAGACCTGAACCTTCTAGACTGATAATTAGGTCATTCCCGGTATGTTTGATACCCATGAATTACATTGGTTAAAACTTTACCTAAACCATCCACAAAATCTCAATACAGTGTTAGGGCTCTAGAACACCTTCTTATCGATTTTTTTGATTTTTCCAGTTGACGGATAACCCACGGCATGTAACAATACCCTTGGTTGGTTCATGGCGCAACTAACCAATCTTTTAAATTGAGGTCCCTTTGAAGCTTAACGCTGTACGTAGAAACAGAATTGTAAACACTTCCAGAATCATACGTGAAATATGGACTGCCCGTTCTATCTCACGTGTAGATCTTTCTAGGAAACTGGACCTCAATAAATCAACGGTTACCAATATTGTCAGCAACATGCTGGATAATAAACTTGTACTGGAAACAACAGAAGGACCCTCTACTCCCCAGGGAGGAAGAAAGCCTGTCCGACTGGAAATCAATCGAAATTACGGCTACATACTCGGTTTTGAAATCAGACCCGAATCCTATACTGTTGTTGCCGTGGATATCCTTGGTGATATCCTTTTCTCCAGAACAGAATCCATAGATATCAGTTCAAAGAACTTTAAAGAGATTTTCTTCAAACTGCAGGATGATCTTGAGAAGGAACTGACCTGGATCGGTCGTCCCCTTATAGGTATCGGAATTGGATGCTCTGGAATTATCGATGCCCCGAAACGAATTATCCGGGCATCCATCCCTCTTCATTTCACCGAACCCTTTGATTTCTACAAAGAAATAGCCTGCCATTCAAAAGTACCCGTTTATATTGATAATGATGCCAACAGCTGTGCCTGGGGAGAACTTACATTCCACCGGACACAAAATCTGCAGAACTTTCTGTTCTGCCTGATAGAGTTCAGGGATATTGCCAAGTCAAAAGCCCCCGAACAGACAGCCATCGGTATGGGAATCGCCATAAACGGAAATGTTTACTATGGCAGAAACAGCTCGGCGGGTGAATTCAGAAGCATCTTCAGCAGCAAAGCCAAGGAAGCAGGGCAACTCTCACTGAATTACGCAAAAGACTCCCCCATCATGGAGGAGCCGGAGATTATTGAACATTTCATCAGGGAACTCTCCCAGCATCTTGCTCTCTTTGTGAATACATTCAACCTGAGCCAGGTATTTCTCGGTGGAGATCTGGGACCCCATATGACTGAGCGTTTCAGATCTGTACTGAATGAAGAGATCAGAAAAAACTGGCCCTATGACGATCAGGTCGACTGCGAAGTCCGTTTTTCCACTCTGGGAGATAAGTCGGTTGCCTATGGTGCCGCAGGACTTGTAATGAACAGGATCTTTATTGACCTGGAAGTTCTGGAAGCCGAGGATGTAGAGCGTTTCGGATCGCTCGAATTAGTTGGGAATGACGCACTCTGAACTGCCTGGGCAGTAGGGAAAGCGATATTTCATAGAATTAACAGAATTGCACAGCAGATCTGTTAGAAACATTATTTTGGAATTCCGGCCTGATCGGCCGTAATATTTTTAGGAGGATTTTCTAATGAAAAAAGCATTACTCTCATCTTTGATCGTAGCTGTTATCATCAGTTCTCTTTTCCTGACTGGATGTCAGAAAAAAGCTGAAGCTGCCGCCAAACCCGAAAAAGTTGTAATTAAAACCATGGCTTATGGTGACAACTCAAATGCTGAAGGTGTTAGCTGGGTAAGAATCGTGGACTCTTTCCATGAGGCCAATCCCAACATCACACTTGATTACGAACTTCTTTATGATGAAGCATACCACCAGAAAGTACAGGCAAGACTCGCATCAGGCGACATTCCTCACCTGGCTTACATGGGTGCCGACGCACGCTGGGGAGCTCCCTGGAAAGAAGCTGGTCAGCAGTTTGACCACAGAGACATCATTGACAAAAACATGTTTGACGTAAGCCTGATCCCTTCAATGGGACCCAATGGAGAGATCTTTGAGATTCCCCTTGGAACATCAAACCTGACAACAGTTCTTTATATGAACAAAGCTCTTGTTGAAGAACTGGGTTTTTCACAGCCCAAGACTTATGATGACTTGAAAGCCATGGTTCCTGCCGCACAGGCAGCCGGTCTTCAGGTTGTTTCTATCGACGGTGCTGACGGATGGGCATGGGGTTCATGTCTGATGTCTGCTATGATCTCCAGAACTTCTGGAGACGCAAACTTCGTATCCAAGTCTTATGATGGTGACAAATCTTTCACAGATCCTGCATGGGTAGCCGCTCTTGGTTATATTGAAACTATGGTAGCCGACGGTGTTATTGATTCTAAATCTGTACTGGTAGACTACGGTTCAAACATCTCCAACTACAGCAACAAAAAAGCTCTGTTTATGGTACAGGGTCAGTGGGCTGCCGGTGGAATCGAGAATCCCGAAGTAGCTGATAACACTGTAATGATGGCATGGCCCAAAATGCCCGGTGAAAAATCTGCAACCAACGACAGTGTTGCTGCAGCTATCCAGGTTGGTTACGGTTTGACAAAAGCCGGTGCAGCTGAAGCAGCCGTTTCTGAGGCAGCCATGAAGTTTATCAGTGCTTACTACAGTGAACCTGAAACTACTCAGAGACTGAGAGACGGTGCTATCGTAGCTCCTATCCTTAAAGGATATGCAACTCCCTCTGACCTGCCTAAAATCATTGCCGAAAAGGTTAGATTTGCTCAGGGTGTAAAAGTTCAGGTTGAAGTAATTGATGCTTTCCTCTCGGGTGCTCCTAACGACGCACTGA harbors:
- a CDS encoding divergent PAP2 family protein; this encodes MNFLTYNPLIFSAFMGMLVAQLAKVILILVMERRMAWDRLTETGGMPSSHSAAVAALATSCGIQYGLNSPYFAISIVFGSIVIYDATGVRRAAGRHAEILNSLIQEMSHLFEEGDKPKALKTLLGHTYPQVFMGTLLGIFIGFACMGKI
- a CDS encoding D-alanine--D-alanine ligase family protein; this encodes MNKISVALLYGGRSGEHEVSLRSAASVYKHLDREKYYIHLIGISREGVWYLQNPPGEIEEILSIEEDSQQMLSVVPGKGLSSNKGPIAVDAVLPILHGTFGEDGTLQGLLEIADLPYAGAGVGGSYLSMDKDIAKIIWEHHNLPVVPFRSVRKAECEAENFSWTALLTEIKEKFGMPLFVKPSQCGSSVGVSRVDNEDKFQAAMEEALRFDNKVLVEPAVNAREIECSILGNENPRSFPPGELKPSHEFYDYEAKYLDPDGAALIVPADLEKEDARRVQEIAVKAYEVLGCSGMSRVDFFMDKKTGELFLNEINTIPGFTSISMFPLLCDAGGLPYPALLDEMINLALDRFKKKSALSFTLM
- a CDS encoding 6-phosphofructokinase, which translates into the protein MSQGTKKIGILTAGGDCPGLNAAIRGVGKTSILKYGMDVYGFSSGYLGLINNEYRHLDEKSLSGILTMGGTILGTSREKPFKHEEYEEYVQSKPDRILENCDKLGLDALVCIGGNGTMKTAGKLQELGLNIVGIPKTIDNDVWGTDMTFGFDTAVNIATEAIDRMHTTANSHKRIMVVEVMGHHTGWLSLYSGVAGGGDAILLPEIPWKAETLKDYLLKRLEAGKPYSIVVVAEGVKVPGVGMKKNRISAGAAVARLIQDMTGIETRETILGYIQRGGTPSPRDRVIATELGSYAAGMADSGEFGRMAAYHGNDLTSVPLEEVAGKTKFVPADHPLIKHARTIDTCFGDGLGR
- the ppk1 gene encoding polyphosphate kinase 1; its protein translation is MARPYTVKKRDYPFFNKEISWLSFNERVLQEAEDKRNPLGDRFKFLGIYSSNLDEFFRVRVAMTRRMCQMGKEGAIMLREDPASAMANIQKEVARQRESFNTILQNMYAELEVMGIRLLKYKQLNKEQSSFIKEYFEREVRHKIFPIMVDARYKLPELQDKTLYLAVEMKKTIGQEDKIRYSIVEIPTKVLPRFIKLPSKKDEQNVMLIDEVVRAGLPSIFRDSHYHSFHSWNFKVVRDAELDIDDDDISLSYMNKVNQSVQKRHLGAPIWFLYDQTMNQDLLDMFLRKMKFRKYDTVTPGGRHHYFSDFMKFPKLVGLQCCEKYEPLQHRHFPKGVKIFQAIKAKDTLLYFPYHSFDTVIDLLREASIDPHVESIKVTLYRVANFSSVVNALINARKNRKEILVILELQARFDEENNIFWANVLKENDVKVIFGVEGLKVHSKLLLISRREKGKTVRYGGIGTGNLNEDTAGLYTDCFLMTSHKEILEEVDALFDFFENNYRYRRNKHLMISPNGLRSGITELIDNEIEFAKKGEKASIRIKLNNLSDEGIIQKLYEASQAGVKIRLIVRGRFSLVPGVEGFSENIEAISILDQYLEHARFFIFRNGGDNRCYITSADWLGRNLDRRVEVTCPVYRKSLKAELKSIFDIQWSDNRKARILDKDLKNEYVEAGDGDEKIRSQEAVYKYLIKRTARS
- a CDS encoding HAD-IG family 5'-nucleotidase; this translates as MPVFINRVLNMKNIKVIGFDMDYTLVRYHTEAFEELTHRLAAERLSESPEYPIAVKDLKFDFQRAIVGLVIDKRNGNLLQVSRHGKVKIAFHGLEPLDYHRMQHIYQETAIDLRDPDFQSLDTSFAISYGVLFSQLVQMKSEGADLPAYHDLANDVNHAIDILHQDDSLKSRIRNDFERFVVKDPRIAGMLERYKDYGKKLMIITNSDYAYTRKLMDYSLNPFLKKYKNWRELFDIVITFADKPRFFEQKGRFLKIDPESETMINHTDAVDSGIYQGGNFSKLQKDLGYSGSEILYLGDHIYGDVVSIKKSCNWRTALVLGDLEDEIKGIRESRSIQEEINSLMDKKLKLEKEINSLDSRRYEGEAVSRSRITALFDSLDKLNSKISELLGQYKAFFNPYWGEILRAGFDESRYAEQVEKYACVYMTKVSDLYDYSPKTYFRPYRRTMPHEDLNLLD
- a CDS encoding ROK family protein; translated protein: MKLNAVRRNRIVNTSRIIREIWTARSISRVDLSRKLDLNKSTVTNIVSNMLDNKLVLETTEGPSTPQGGRKPVRLEINRNYGYILGFEIRPESYTVVAVDILGDILFSRTESIDISSKNFKEIFFKLQDDLEKELTWIGRPLIGIGIGCSGIIDAPKRIIRASIPLHFTEPFDFYKEIACHSKVPVYIDNDANSCAWGELTFHRTQNLQNFLFCLIEFRDIAKSKAPEQTAIGMGIAINGNVYYGRNSSAGEFRSIFSSKAKEAGQLSLNYAKDSPIMEEPEIIEHFIRELSQHLALFVNTFNLSQVFLGGDLGPHMTERFRSVLNEEIRKNWPYDDQVDCEVRFSTLGDKSVAYGAAGLVMNRIFIDLEVLEAEDVERFGSLELVGNDAL
- a CDS encoding ABC transporter substrate-binding protein — translated: MKKALLSSLIVAVIISSLFLTGCQKKAEAAAKPEKVVIKTMAYGDNSNAEGVSWVRIVDSFHEANPNITLDYELLYDEAYHQKVQARLASGDIPHLAYMGADARWGAPWKEAGQQFDHRDIIDKNMFDVSLIPSMGPNGEIFEIPLGTSNLTTVLYMNKALVEELGFSQPKTYDDLKAMVPAAQAAGLQVVSIDGADGWAWGSCLMSAMISRTSGDANFVSKSYDGDKSFTDPAWVAALGYIETMVADGVIDSKSVLVDYGSNISNYSNKKALFMVQGQWAAGGIENPEVADNTVMMAWPKMPGEKSATNDSVAAAIQVGYGLTKAGAAEAAVSEAAMKFISAYYSEPETTQRLRDGAIVAPILKGYATPSDLPKIIAEKVRFAQGVKVQVEVIDAFLSGAPNDALNAGMQKIASGQATAAEIAAEVEGLLR